One stretch of Suricata suricatta isolate VVHF042 chromosome 13, meerkat_22Aug2017_6uvM2_HiC, whole genome shotgun sequence DNA includes these proteins:
- the ARPC5L gene encoding actin-related protein 2/3 complex subunit 5-like protein encodes MARNTLSSRFRRVDIDEFDENKFVDEQEEAAAAAAEPGPDPSEVDGLLRQGDMLRAFHAALRNSPVNTKNQAVKERAQGVVLKVLTNFKSSEIEQAVQSLDRNGIDLLMKYIYKGFEKPTENSSAVLLQWHEKALAVGGLGSIIRVLTARKTV; translated from the exons ATGGCCCGGAACACGCTGTCCTCGCGGTTCCGTCGGGTGGACATCGACGAGTTTGACGAGAACAAATTCGTGGACGAgcaggaggaggcggcggcggcggcggcagagCCAGGCCCGGACCCTAGCGAGGTGGACGGCCTTCTGCGGCA AGGGGACATGCTTCGGGCATTCCATGCAGCCTTGCGGAACTCTCCCGTCAACACCAAGAATCAGGCCGTGAAG GAACGAGCCCAGGGCGTGGTGCTTAAAGTGCTTACAAATTTTAAGAGCAGTGAAATTGAGCAGGCTGTGCAGTCACTGGACAGAAATGGCATTGACTTGCTAATGAAGTACATTTATAAAGGGTTCGAGAAGCCCACAGAAAACAGCAGCGCAGTGTTACTCCAATGGCATGAAAAG GCATTAGCAGTAGGAGGACTAGGCTCCATTATAAGAGTTCTTACAGCAAGaaagactgtttaa